CCAGGTACCAATCAGTAGATTGTTATCAGGCATGACTACTAGGTCCAGCACAGAATTGTTGGGCAGGCTATTCGGATTGTTAGGTTCGTGTTCATAATGTTGAAATGTGCCTGTATTTACATTGTAATAGTCTAATCCATAGCCATCTGCTCCTACCCAAAGGTTGTTTTTAGAATCCTCCGCAAAGGTGTTAACGGCACTGTGATCCATGTTCCCTTCATTATCATTGACTTTAATGAAGGGTTTTTGATAAGGGTCCATTAGGTCGATTCCTTTATCGAAACTACCAATCCAAATGCGTTGGTTACTGTCCTTGTAAAGTGCCCATATGGAGTTGGAATGGATGCTTTTAGGGTTTTTGGGGTCTGGCTTAAAGTGTGTGAATTGTTCAGAAATGATGTTGAATACGTCCAATCCACCGTTTTCAATGCCAATCCAGATATTGCCCTCTCCATCATTGATTATTTCAAGTATTCTGACTAGATGAAGAGAATTTTGGCCTGCTTCTGGAGTATACAGTTTTGAACTAAATTGATTGTTGCCAAGGTCGGTAAGCTTGTATAAACCTTTTTCCCAGCTCCCCAACCAAATGTTGCCCTGTGAATCTTCCGTTACACTTTTGATATTCAGGTCGTTTTCTTCAGGCAAGATTTGTTGAATTCTTTTGTCAAGGTCCATTAAGAATATCTTGTCACCTGTAATCCATATTCTACCTTTTGAATCCTGAAAGATAAACTCTATGTTTTCGCCATTTAGATATCTTTTTTGAACCTTATTGTTTTCTGAGTCCAATAGATCAACTCCCATATTGGCCACCCATATATTGTCATCTTTATCACAAAACACATGGTTGGCCATTCCTTCGGCGATTGAGCTTGGATTCTCTTCAATGTGTTTTAAGTTATAAAAGTCATGAGTTGAACGGTTGAACCTGCTTAAACCACCTCCGTGAGCAATCCATACATCTCCATTGCTGCTTTCGGTCATGTAGTTAATATATGGATGCCTGATGCTCGTACTATCGTTCTTGATAGGTTCGAATACATCGAAGTGACTGCCGTTGAATCGGTTGATACCATTTCTGGTTCCTATCCATATATATCCCAGATGATCTTCAAATATGCAAGTGACATTGTTATCAGATAACCCAGTGATATTTTTAAACCTATAATTATTGTCACTTTGCGCTAATAGCGGAGAGGTGAGGGTGATATTTAGTAAGACAATAATAATTGTCTCTAAAATTTGCTGCTTTCTCATCATGCTCTTGGGTAATCTTTCTCACTTATAAGTTAACCAATCAGCATGGGATATTCAACTTTATTCAAAGGCTGATTTTTGATTTAAGTACTCCTATCGATTGGCCTCCGCAATAGCGGTGAAACCATGTAATTGCAGTCTTTTACCTGTAGTTACATGGTTTTAGCTAAAGTATGAAGCTCAATTGACTCTACAAAAGTGAAATCTCTTAAATCTTATAAGAGAATTACTTAAATATTAATTGTTTGAAATCACAAAAGATCGCATGGACATCGATCCCATGAGTATGCTTTCATTGAAAAATTCCAATTTGTCTTTAGGAGTTCTTAAGGCTAAAGTGTAGAGCATAGGAAGATAGTGCTCACTGGTTGGGATAGAAAGTAGAGCATCGCTACCGAGCTTTTCGTAATGCACAAGTTGATCATGGTTTTGTGATTCGATTAGTTCTTTGGTTTTCACATCAAACTCTTTGGCCCAGTCGTATGCCTGATCGTCTTGCCATCTGGCCTTGCGCAGATTGTGTACAATGTTGCCACTCCCTACTATTAGTACCCCTTTGTTTCTCAGAAATTGAAGCTCTTGAGCCAGTTCATAGTGCTCCTTCGGACTCATTCTATAATCCAGGCTCAACTGAAATACGGGTACGTCAGCATCAGGAAACATTTTGATCAATACAGACCAGGTACCATGATCCAGCCCCCATTCATGGTCTTCTTCAACCGTATGATTTTTCATATGATCGATCACTTGCCTGGCCATCTCTGGAGACCCCGGGGCAGGATATTGCACATCAAATAGCGCTTTTGGGAAACCACCGAAATCATGGATGGTTTCAGGCTCGGGAGTCATCGTGACCATGGTGCCACGTGTTTGCCAGTGCGCAGAGACCACCAAAATGGCCTTCGGTTCTATTCCCTTGGCAGCCTCTCTCCAGCCTTTGGTGATGTCATTTTCCATGATGGCATTCATCGGGTTGCCATGCCCAACAAAGAAAACTGGCATGGTAGGAGAGTTTTCCAGTTGTCCGGATTTGTTCCATTCTTCGAATGCTTTCATTTTATATCCAAAAAGCCCTGCTGTGCCTAATGAGGCTGCTTTGATGAAATCTTGTCTGTTCATGATTGAAATAATTTAAGGTTGTGCGATATAGTTAAGGTCGTGAAGCGTGTTGAGAATAGCGGATTCGTCGTTTTCCGAACTGTCCCCACTGACACCTACCGCGCCGATCAGGTCTCCATCAGAATTCCGGATTAGAACGCCGCCTTGTGTAGGTACTACTTTGCCGTTAGACATATCGGATAGTGACCCGACAAAGGATTGAAACTTTTGAGACGACTCGGTCATGGAGGCAAAAGTGCGGGTGCCAAAGCCCATTCCCAATGCACCCCAAGCCTTGCCAAAGGCAATGTCGTTGCGAAGGATGCCTGCATCCTCATGTCTCAGTGTACAAAGACTATGACCGCCTTTGTCTAGTACAGCCACTGCCAGTGGGTTCAGTTTTTCTTCCTCTGCAAAATCCATTATTTTTTCAGCGATTTGCTTGGCTTCTTTTAGTGTCAGCATGGTTATTAAATTTGTTGCAACATGTATTACGAAGGTAATATCCCTGGGATGTCAAAATCAAAAAAAAGATACTATACTTTTGGTAAGTAAATGGGAATAGAAATTTGTAAGGATAGTCTGAAGGCGATCTCAGACACGATGTACGTGATAGGTGGGAAATGGAAGTTGCCTATCGTTTTTGCCTTGAGTTTTGGCGAAATGCGTTACAAGGATATTGAAGAAGCGGTAGAGGGAATCTCTCCGCGTATGCTCTCCAAGGAGTTGAAGGAATTGGAGATGAACAAGATCGTGAATAGGGCAGAAGACCCGAATACCAAATACAAAGTGCTGTATAGCCTAACAGATCATGGGGAAAGCTTAAAACCTGTATTCGAAAATTTGAAGGAATGGGGCATCTTCCACAAAAAGAAGATACTCCACTCTTGAATATTAGTCAGAGAATAAACCTGAGCTCAAATATCTATCGCCACGATCACATACGATAGAAACGATTGTAGCAGGTTCTTTGAGTGTTTTAGCCAGATCGATCACCGCTTTCATTGCACCACCGCTGCTCATACCTGCCAATATTCCGGCTTCCTTCGCCAGTCTCTTGGTCATCTCGATGCTTTGATCTCTACTCACATACAATATTTCATCTACACGCGCATCATCATAGATGGCAGGTAAAAATTCTGGCGACCATTTTCTAATACCCGGGATGTTGTCTCCCTCTTGAGGCTGCACGCCGATGATCTTGATATCTGGATTTTGTTCCTTGAGGTACATGGAGTTGCCCATGATAGTCCCAGTGGTACCCATGCTAGAGACGAAATGCGTCACCTTTCCTTCTGTATCGCGCCAGATCTCTGGCCCGGTGGTATTGTAGTGTGCCTGGTAGTTGTCGTGGTTGGCAAATTGATTCAACATGACATAGCCTTCTTTTTCGACCATTTCGTCAGCCACCACACGAGATAGCTCGATTGTTCCTTCCTCGTCGGTCAGTACAACTTTAGCTCCGTAGGCTGTCATCGTATCGATCCTTTCCTGCGTGGAGTTTTCTGGCATCACGAGTGTGATGTCCATGTCGAACGAAGCGGCCACCATGGCCAGAGCAATACCCGTGTTTCCACTGGTCGCTTCTACCAATTTGGTCTCTCGTGTGATATCTCCTCGTTTCAGGGCTTCATTGATCATGAAGAAAGCTGGACGATCCTTGACGCTACCGCCTGGATTGTTGCCCTCGAGCTTGCCATACACTTCGACATGTTCGGGTATTTCTGGTAGCAACACCCTAACCAAAGGTGTATTGCCTATGAGTTCACTTATATTTTGTGCAGACATTGTACAATTGATTCTCAAAAGTTATTAATGACTCACTAAACCGTAGTTTTGATGAGCTGGGATTCGTGGGCGTAATATACACGCGAGTTCGGCGCTACGCTTTCGGTCAGCCAAACATTGCCTCCTATGATACTGTTGGCACCAATCACGGTTTTGCCTCCCAAAATTGTTGCCCCTGCATAGATGACCACATTGTCTTCTATGGTTGGATGGCGTTTAGTGAGGGCCATGTTTTTTTTGACGCTCAAAGCACCTAGTGTTACGCCCTGGTAGACTTTGACATCACTACCAATGATACAGGTTTCGCCCACTACGATACCAGTGCCATGATCTACGCAAAAGCGTCTACCGATCTTGGCTTTCGGATGAATATCGATGGAGGTACGAACGTGTGCATACTCGGTAAAAATCCTCGGTAAGTAGGGGATATCCAGTCCCAGCATCACATGCGCGATTCTATAAATCGCGATTGCGAAAAAGCCTGGATAGGTTCTGATGACTTCCTTTCTGTCTACCGCCGCAGGGTCTCCACTTAGTATGGCTTCAGCATCTTCGATACACAGATCGTAAATGTTTTCTAATTGAGCGAAAAACAGATCACAGCTACTGATAGCAAATGACTTTTCGCAAGCTTTGGTTTTCAAAAGCAGGTGTTTGAAGAGCTGCCTGATCTCTTCGTATTCGATCTCAATGTCATCTCCTTCTCTGAATCTCACATTATTGAGCTCGGGAAAAAGGAACTGAAGCAAGCGTACGATGAACCGATCGATTTCTTCCTCACCTGGAAGTGCCTTAGGTACATTGTGTGCTGCATGTATTTTGTCAAAAAACGATTTTTTCATTTTCTAAGTTGGAGTCAAAGGCTAAGCCCTGGTTTGTCGCGTTGTTATTTTTTCGGGGATTTGTGAATAAAAACAGATACCGCTATAGCAACGCAGGGGTAAATCTAGTGTTTCAGAATGATTTAAAAACTGCATTATGATTCTTTTTGAGACGAATTAGGGATTTTCAAAATTCGAGCACTCACTTTTTGAATCACTGCAAATTTGCCTATGTTTCTCCATTCTTTATTTCTTGAATTCAGGGATTGAACAAGTTCAGTACTCAAGCTGGTTTGAATATCAGACTTGAGCGTTCGTATGGCAAAGGCCTCATTTTTAAGATAGGAAGTGAGCTCAAATGCATTTGTTGCTGAGTCAA
This is a stretch of genomic DNA from Reichenbachiella ulvae. It encodes these proteins:
- the ygiD gene encoding 4,5-DOPA dioxygenase extradiol, whose translation is MNRQDFIKAASLGTAGLFGYKMKAFEEWNKSGQLENSPTMPVFFVGHGNPMNAIMENDITKGWREAAKGIEPKAILVVSAHWQTRGTMVTMTPEPETIHDFGGFPKALFDVQYPAPGSPEMARQVIDHMKNHTVEEDHEWGLDHGTWSVLIKMFPDADVPVFQLSLDYRMSPKEHYELAQELQFLRNKGVLIVGSGNIVHNLRKARWQDDQAYDWAKEFDVKTKELIESQNHDQLVHYEKLGSDALLSIPTSEHYLPMLYTLALRTPKDKLEFFNESILMGSMSMRSFVISNN
- a CDS encoding GlcG/HbpS family heme-binding protein is translated as MLTLKEAKQIAEKIMDFAEEEKLNPLAVAVLDKGGHSLCTLRHEDAGILRNDIAFGKAWGALGMGFGTRTFASMTESSQKFQSFVGSLSDMSNGKVVPTQGGVLIRNSDGDLIGAVGVSGDSSENDESAILNTLHDLNYIAQP
- a CDS encoding winged helix-turn-helix transcriptional regulator, which encodes MGIEICKDSLKAISDTMYVIGGKWKLPIVFALSFGEMRYKDIEEAVEGISPRMLSKELKELEMNKIVNRAEDPNTKYKVLYSLTDHGESLKPVFENLKEWGIFHKKKILHS
- the cysM gene encoding cysteine synthase CysM, producing MSAQNISELIGNTPLVRVLLPEIPEHVEVYGKLEGNNPGGSVKDRPAFFMINEALKRGDITRETKLVEATSGNTGIALAMVAASFDMDITLVMPENSTQERIDTMTAYGAKVVLTDEEGTIELSRVVADEMVEKEGYVMLNQFANHDNYQAHYNTTGPEIWRDTEGKVTHFVSSMGTTGTIMGNSMYLKEQNPDIKIIGVQPQEGDNIPGIRKWSPEFLPAIYDDARVDEILYVSRDQSIEMTKRLAKEAGILAGMSSGGAMKAVIDLAKTLKEPATIVSIVCDRGDRYLSSGLFSD
- a CDS encoding serine O-acetyltransferase; translation: MKKSFFDKIHAAHNVPKALPGEEEIDRFIVRLLQFLFPELNNVRFREGDDIEIEYEEIRQLFKHLLLKTKACEKSFAISSCDLFFAQLENIYDLCIEDAEAILSGDPAAVDRKEVIRTYPGFFAIAIYRIAHVMLGLDIPYLPRIFTEYAHVRTSIDIHPKAKIGRRFCVDHGTGIVVGETCIIGSDVKVYQGVTLGALSVKKNMALTKRHPTIEDNVVIYAGATILGGKTVIGANSIIGGNVWLTESVAPNSRVYYAHESQLIKTTV